A stretch of the Prochlorococcus marinus str. MIT 0918 genome encodes the following:
- the recJ gene encoding single-stranded-DNA-specific exonuclease RecJ, whose protein sequence is MLSKWNIPDSIDISSIDNIKLSNVIIEILYRRGLRTNDKIEKYLNPTKPPRAIRDFPQLNKAVERILIAKERKEIIAICGDYDADGMTSTTLLIDVLTKLQIETLPIIPSRKDEGYGLNKNIINKLKQKGISLLITVDNGVSAIEALDLAHAKGINVIVTDHHKIKDKINNLYALIHPETTPRDSQYKSLAGVGIAYILAEEVATRLNKEETLKLSQDLFCIGTIADMANLNGANRYWLKKWINNISNTESMGLKGILTNSKIIQKKINSHDISFKIAPRINSIGRIDDPNFIIELLLEKDESAINDKIKYCEDINDNRKKITCAIEIEALNLIEKSKSIENFILLANSNWHNGVIGIVASKISQKYSKPTAILTSDGNGVMRGSARAPKGYNLMNILGECSNLLIKYGGHSAAAGFTVKANNLMTLQEKLSTSKELLDNKNKCQSLNPEAFINFNQIDDTLLNDIERLEPFGIGNPKPLFCTKNCLVKFIKYGYFGELILTLEQAQIQYNCILWEAKDILIKLNDCIDILFNLKIINNKRSRRASIEILSYKYYSEGETFILNDKVYKCSNNQDGSILIVNSKGKKINYNINNNKAYIDNKLINNDYIDLIILNSKILLGIK, encoded by the coding sequence TTGCTTAGCAAATGGAATATACCAGATTCAATAGATATCAGTTCTATTGATAATATAAAACTGTCTAATGTAATTATAGAAATACTTTATAGAAGAGGTTTAAGAACTAATGATAAAATAGAAAAATACTTAAATCCTACAAAGCCTCCTAGGGCCATAAGAGATTTTCCACAACTTAATAAAGCAGTAGAACGGATTCTTATAGCAAAAGAAAGAAAAGAAATAATTGCAATATGTGGAGACTATGATGCTGATGGAATGACAAGCACAACATTACTTATTGATGTATTAACAAAGCTTCAAATAGAAACATTGCCAATAATTCCATCTAGAAAGGATGAGGGATATGGTCTTAATAAAAATATTATAAATAAATTAAAACAAAAAGGAATATCGTTACTAATAACAGTAGATAATGGTGTTTCAGCAATTGAAGCCCTAGATCTTGCTCATGCTAAAGGAATAAATGTTATAGTTACAGATCATCATAAAATTAAGGATAAAATAAACAATTTATATGCTCTTATACATCCTGAAACAACTCCAAGGGATTCACAATATAAATCTTTAGCCGGCGTAGGTATTGCATATATATTAGCGGAAGAAGTTGCGACAAGATTGAATAAAGAAGAAACCTTAAAGTTATCCCAAGATTTATTTTGTATTGGAACAATTGCTGATATGGCAAATCTTAATGGAGCAAATAGATATTGGTTAAAGAAATGGATCAATAATATTTCCAATACTGAATCTATGGGACTAAAAGGAATATTAACTAATTCAAAAATTATACAGAAGAAAATAAATTCACATGATATAAGTTTTAAAATTGCCCCTAGAATCAATTCTATAGGGAGAATTGACGATCCCAACTTTATAATTGAATTGCTTCTAGAAAAAGACGAATCAGCGATTAATGACAAGATAAAATATTGTGAGGATATAAATGATAATAGAAAAAAAATTACATGTGCTATAGAAATAGAGGCTCTAAACTTGATTGAGAAAAGTAAATCAATAGAGAATTTCATTCTTTTAGCAAACAGCAATTGGCATAATGGCGTAATAGGAATTGTTGCTTCAAAAATATCTCAAAAATACTCAAAGCCAACAGCTATATTAACTAGTGATGGAAATGGTGTGATGAGAGGATCTGCAAGAGCCCCAAAAGGATACAATTTAATGAATATATTAGGTGAATGTTCTAATCTACTAATCAAATATGGAGGTCATTCCGCAGCAGCAGGATTTACTGTAAAAGCTAACAATTTAATGACACTTCAAGAAAAGCTATCAACTAGTAAAGAACTACTAGATAATAAAAATAAATGCCAATCTTTAAATCCTGAGGCATTTATCAATTTTAATCAAATTGATGATACCTTACTAAATGACATAGAACGACTAGAACCATTTGGTATAGGTAATCCTAAACCATTATTCTGTACAAAAAATTGCTTAGTTAAATTTATAAAATATGGATACTTTGGCGAATTAATATTAACTCTTGAGCAAGCACAAATTCAATATAATTGTATTTTATGGGAAGCAAAAGATATTTTAATCAAGTTAAATGACTGTATTGATATCTTATTTAATTTGAAAATTATAAACAATAAAAGATCAAGAAGAGCTTCTATAGAGATCCTTTCATATAAATATTATAGCGAAGGAGAGACGTTTATATTAAATGACAAAGTCTATAAGTGTTCTAATAACCAAGATGGTTCTATATTAATAGTAAACTCAAAAGGGAAAAAAATTAATTATAATATTAATAATAATAAGGCATATATTGACAACAAACTAATTAATAATGATTATATTGATCTAATTATATTAAATAGCAAAATATTATTAGGTATCAAATAA
- a CDS encoding RNB domain-containing ribonuclease: MLKLTKKLERSRLHIAIQALTKLGIIQTKEEEFIEKTNDINYISARIRSSSKGFCFAVRDDGGEDIYVREKNLNQAWHGDKVLVKINREAVRRRSPEGKVLCILERSKQNVLATLREEENILYGDPLDERILSLIELPHIDNEYLEKENQNIVDIKITRYPIAQLRATGEVSRKLTLDNGLEGDLEIIKTKYNLLNESKAPNVALKQPILKPRINLQSQPCLLLKSWVSKDSPLLPAIYTEPYKGGMKVWLHVPAISERINFGSKLDDWIKDRSKSICLAIEWKNLLNEKLYEESCLQLNKANEAVTIEFILGKNGEVNSYQFYLSIVEPKNEINPSHIESLLNRKPRSRVIPAKLKAIKDSIQQLENIIHTSKLINQTLIQQGMIELNILYPDLKYLDDFNVFTPGEDYEGWNKPLNLNDPQSILSQFMKLSNIILKNHFNSYQIEHILLVRKGQRDIQINEIIKSALVLESNITVNEDGIVRFEDLIKAMNISPNKELIEKLISNTIPDAKYVLSSNYNNEDKGLIEDNSSYIETPWTSPGQSYSDIINQYILVKLLLDAKSTTKKNVRNENLFGLKNTDNTSESSIFSKSILSTLSKLVNEMVIKDLNSKKDQAKSFKLGLISMIQLRAVENVINKVIEGTITGVQSYGFFVEIEPSKAEGLVHVSSLNDDWYEYRSRQNLLIGRKNKKTFQLGDKVMVKVLKIDLLRNQIDLDINLTADNTSSIEIEEAKISNTKN, from the coding sequence ATGCTTAAACTAACCAAAAAGTTAGAAAGATCTAGACTTCATATAGCAATACAAGCTCTTACTAAATTAGGGATTATTCAAACAAAAGAAGAAGAGTTCATAGAAAAAACCAATGATATCAACTATATTTCAGCAAGAATTAGAAGTAGTAGCAAGGGATTCTGTTTTGCTGTTAGAGATGACGGTGGTGAGGATATATATGTACGAGAGAAAAACCTTAATCAAGCATGGCACGGTGATAAGGTACTAGTAAAAATAAATAGAGAAGCTGTTAGAAGGAGATCTCCTGAAGGTAAGGTTCTATGTATACTTGAAAGGTCAAAACAGAATGTTCTTGCAACACTTAGAGAAGAAGAAAATATCCTATACGGAGATCCATTAGATGAAAGAATACTTTCATTAATAGAATTACCTCATATAGATAATGAATACCTAGAAAAAGAAAACCAAAACATTGTAGATATAAAAATCACCAGGTACCCTATAGCACAACTTAGGGCTACTGGCGAAGTTTCTAGAAAACTAACTTTGGATAATGGATTAGAAGGAGATTTAGAAATAATAAAGACAAAATATAATTTATTAAATGAAAGTAAAGCTCCTAATGTCGCCTTAAAACAACCTATTTTAAAACCTCGCATTAATTTACAAAGTCAGCCATGTTTATTATTAAAAAGCTGGGTATCAAAAGATTCGCCATTACTTCCAGCAATCTATACTGAACCCTATAAAGGAGGAATGAAAGTTTGGCTTCATGTACCAGCAATAAGTGAACGTATTAACTTTGGAAGTAAATTAGATGATTGGATAAAAGATCGATCAAAATCTATTTGTTTAGCTATTGAATGGAAAAATTTATTAAATGAAAAATTATATGAAGAATCCTGCTTGCAATTGAATAAAGCTAATGAAGCAGTAACAATAGAATTTATTCTAGGTAAGAATGGAGAAGTGAATTCATATCAATTCTACTTAAGTATAGTTGAACCAAAAAATGAAATTAATCCTAGTCATATTGAATCATTATTAAATAGAAAGCCAAGGAGCAGAGTAATACCAGCAAAATTAAAAGCAATAAAAGATAGTATTCAACAGTTAGAAAATATAATACATACTTCAAAATTAATAAATCAAACACTAATACAACAAGGAATGATTGAATTAAATATTTTATATCCCGATCTTAAATATTTAGATGATTTTAATGTATTTACACCTGGCGAAGATTATGAAGGATGGAATAAACCCTTAAATTTAAATGATCCACAATCAATATTGTCTCAATTTATGAAATTATCAAATATTATTTTAAAAAATCATTTTAATTCTTACCAAATTGAACATATACTTTTAGTTAGAAAAGGACAGCGAGATATACAAATTAATGAGATAATCAAATCTGCATTAGTTCTAGAATCAAATATCACAGTAAATGAAGATGGAATTGTACGTTTCGAAGATCTTATAAAAGCTATGAATATAAGTCCTAATAAAGAATTAATTGAAAAATTGATATCTAATACAATTCCAGATGCTAAATATGTTTTGTCTAGTAATTATAACAATGAAGATAAAGGTTTAATAGAAGATAATAGTAGTTATATAGAAACGCCATGGACATCCCCAGGCCAAAGTTATTCAGATATTATTAATCAATATATTCTTGTAAAGCTACTACTAGATGCTAAGTCAACAACAAAGAAAAATGTTAGAAATGAAAATTTGTTTGGTTTAAAAAATACAGATAATACATCCGAATCTTCTATATTCTCAAAATCAATTTTATCAACATTATCAAAATTAGTTAATGAAATGGTTATTAAGGATTTAAATAGTAAAAAAGATCAAGCTAAATCATTTAAATTAGGTTTAATATCAATGATTCAACTAAGAGCAGTAGAAAATGTCATAAACAAAGTTATAGAAGGAACTATTACTGGGGTTCAGAGTTATGGTTTTTTTGTAGAGATTGAACCATCGAAAGCTGAAGGATTAGTACATGTTAGTTCATTAAATGATGACTGGTATGAATACAGATCTAGACAAAACCTATTAATAGGACGTAAAAATAAGAAGACATTTCAATTAGGAGATAAAGTTATGGTAAAAGTATTAAAAATAGATTTACTAAGAAATCAAATAGATTTAGACATTAACCTTACAGCTGATAATACTTCTTCTATTGAAATAGAAGAAGCTAAAATCAGTAATACTAAAAACTAA
- a CDS encoding TMEM165/GDT1 family protein — translation MTEKEQFLNLFSIKNTDNEDFLSVIIKTFTAVFLAELGDKTQIATLLLAAETGDPKLVFIGSSLALICTSLIGVLIGSWLANKIPENIFNKSAGIIMIILSIVIFIEVSNLFNFGII, via the coding sequence ATGACTGAGAAAGAGCAATTCTTAAACCTTTTTTCTATCAAGAATACTGATAATGAAGATTTCCTTTCAGTTATTATTAAAACATTTACTGCAGTATTTCTAGCTGAACTTGGTGATAAGACTCAAATTGCGACTCTCCTTTTAGCTGCTGAAACAGGAGATCCTAAACTTGTTTTCATAGGATCTTCATTAGCATTAATATGTACAAGTCTAATAGGTGTCTTAATAGGCTCATGGCTTGCAAATAAAATACCAGAGAATATCTTTAATAAATCTGCTGGTATTATTATGATTATATTAAGTATAGTTATTTTCATAGAAGTAAGTAATTTATTTAATTTTGGAATCATCTAA
- the psb30 gene encoding photosystem II reaction center protein Ycf12/Psb30 produces the protein MDATCEFIISEVKNRSMGNLLPLAAVALAGPAIIALVFYRRGA, from the coding sequence ATGGATGCTACGTGTGAGTTTATTATAAGTGAAGTAAAAAATCGATCAATGGGAAACCTATTACCTCTTGCTGCAGTAGCTTTAGCAGGACCAGCTATTATAGCTTTAGTCTTCTATAGAAGAGGCGCATAA
- a CDS encoding YkgJ family cysteine cluster protein: MTKESAKWGCIKNCGACCKLAPEDRNEALNALSVEQQTFYFSLVGEDGWCRFYNKSTKACRIYKDRPDFCHVSNLTKLFNIKSKDINQFAITCCKQQIRHIYGGRSKVMKTFKKHTFS, from the coding sequence ATGACAAAAGAATCAGCAAAATGGGGATGCATCAAAAATTGTGGGGCTTGCTGCAAACTAGCTCCTGAGGATAGGAATGAAGCTCTAAACGCATTATCAGTTGAACAACAAACCTTTTATTTTTCATTAGTAGGCGAAGATGGATGGTGCCGTTTTTACAATAAATCAACAAAGGCATGCCGTATATATAAAGACAGACCAGATTTTTGTCATGTCTCAAACTTAACGAAATTATTTAACATCAAGTCAAAAGATATCAATCAATTTGCTATTACTTGCTGTAAACAACAAATAAGGCATATATACGGCGGTCGGAGTAAGGTAATGAAAACCTTTAAAAAACATACTTTTTCATAA
- a CDS encoding HAD-IA family hydrolase, translating into MHLLKSVFWDLDGTIAETEISGHRIAFNKAFKDNSLNWFWDEKIYVDLLEIGGGKNRIKYYCNKLALPINDNLVDRIHSKKSEYYQEIMKKGNLPLRKGVIRLMTELTARNVSQWIVTTSTRKSVDILIATYLKNNNIRLDGIITSDDVQLHKPHPEAYLLALSLSNSSKENSIVIEDSSIGLAAAKSAGLKCVITLSPWLNYLPSKMSKADLVVDSLGDFNNKFKVFYGHTSEDVVNYNCLKALNDICSK; encoded by the coding sequence ATGCATTTATTAAAGTCTGTTTTTTGGGACTTGGATGGAACAATAGCTGAAACTGAGATCTCAGGGCATAGAATTGCTTTCAACAAAGCTTTTAAGGATAATTCTCTTAATTGGTTTTGGGATGAAAAGATCTATGTAGATTTATTAGAGATAGGTGGTGGTAAAAATAGAATTAAGTATTATTGTAATAAGTTAGCACTACCAATTAATGATAATTTAGTAGATAGAATTCATAGTAAGAAGAGTGAATATTATCAAGAAATTATGAAAAAAGGTAATTTACCCTTAAGGAAGGGAGTGATTAGATTAATGACTGAATTAACAGCTAGAAATGTAAGTCAATGGATTGTTACTACTTCTACCAGAAAATCTGTTGATATTCTTATCGCTACTTATTTAAAAAATAATAATATAAGATTAGATGGTATTATAACTTCAGATGATGTTCAATTGCATAAGCCTCATCCTGAAGCATATTTACTAGCTCTAAGTCTAAGTAATTCAAGCAAAGAAAATTCTATAGTTATAGAGGATTCTTCAATTGGACTAGCTGCAGCTAAATCGGCAGGTCTGAAATGTGTAATTACATTGTCTCCTTGGTTAAATTATTTACCATCTAAAATGTCAAAAGCAGATTTAGTTGTAGATAGTTTAGGAGATTTCAATAATAAGTTTAAGGTTTTCTATGGACACACTTCAGAAGATGTGGTTAATTATAATTGTTTAAAAGCTTTAAATGATATTTGCTCCAAATGA
- a CDS encoding flavin prenyltransferase UbiX has protein sequence MSSLVIALTGASSQIIAERAIDLLLKSHQNLDIIISKGAYEVWKSEKGIQIPLEMKKQALFWRERLNNNSGKITCHKWNDNSANIASGSYTTKGMVIIPCSMGTLGRIASGCSIDLIERCADVHLKEGRPLIISPRESPFNLIHLKNMTLLCEAGAKIIPCIPSWYSDPKTIDEMIDFMAVRLFDSFDFDLPKINRWKGIK, from the coding sequence ATGTCTTCTCTTGTAATAGCTTTAACTGGAGCTTCATCACAAATAATAGCTGAAAGAGCAATCGATCTACTTCTTAAAAGTCATCAAAATTTAGATATAATTATCAGTAAAGGAGCATATGAGGTATGGAAATCTGAGAAAGGAATACAAATACCATTAGAAATGAAAAAACAAGCACTTTTCTGGCGAGAAAGACTTAATAATAATAGCGGTAAAATTACTTGTCATAAGTGGAATGATAATTCAGCCAACATTGCTAGTGGAAGTTATACAACAAAAGGAATGGTAATCATTCCTTGTTCTATGGGAACACTTGGAAGAATTGCCTCAGGTTGTTCTATTGATTTAATTGAACGATGTGCAGATGTTCATCTAAAAGAAGGAAGACCTCTAATAATTTCTCCTAGAGAAAGTCCTTTTAATCTTATTCATCTTAAAAATATGACTTTATTATGTGAAGCAGGAGCAAAAATAATACCCTGTATACCTTCTTGGTATTCAGACCCTAAAACTATAGACGAAATGATTGATTTTATGGCAGTCAGACTATTCGATTCATTTGATTTTGACTTGCCAAAAATAAATAGATGGAAAGGAATTAAATGA
- a CDS encoding TMEM165/GDT1 family protein — protein MTKSIIISTFITIFLAELGDKTQIATLAISGTSKKPLAVFIGSSTALIIASLIGVLLGGSFANFIPESIIKSLAAIGFLVIGITLLIGTPEQSEINQDAK, from the coding sequence ATGACTAAATCAATAATAATATCTACATTTATAACTATTTTTCTAGCCGAATTAGGTGACAAGACTCAAATTGCAACTCTGGCAATAAGTGGAACCAGTAAAAAACCCTTAGCTGTATTCATTGGCTCCTCAACTGCGCTTATAATTGCAAGTCTTATTGGAGTATTACTAGGTGGATCATTTGCGAACTTCATACCAGAATCAATTATAAAATCACTTGCTGCAATTGGTTTTCTGGTAATAGGTATAACATTATTAATAGGTACTCCCGAACAATCTGAGATTAACCAAGATGCCAAATAA